The proteins below are encoded in one region of Loxodonta africana isolate mLoxAfr1 chromosome 5, mLoxAfr1.hap2, whole genome shotgun sequence:
- the LOC135231485 gene encoding deoxyuridine 5'-triphosphate nucleotidohydrolase-like produces the protein MGVAPLTITPSNPLAKFLLPVPTTLCSAGLEALVPKGGICPSEDTSLISLNWKLRMPPGHFGPLMPLDQQAKKRVIVLVGVIDPDYQGEIGLILCNGGKEKYVWNAGDLLGHVLVLPCPLIKVNGTLQQPFSDMTSNSPDPSGTKVWITPPGKDP, from the coding sequence ATGGgggtggcaccactcactattactcctagtaatccacttgcaaaatttttgctcccTGTTCCCacgaccctatgctctgcaggcctagaggccttagttccaaagggaggaatctGCCCATCtgaagacacatcactgatttcattgaactggaaattaaggatgccacctggccactttgggccccttatgcctctggatcagcaggcaaagaagagagttaTAGTATTGGTTGgcgtgattgatcctgattaccaaggggaaattggacTGATATTatgtaatggaggtaaagaaaagtatgtctggaatgcaggagatctctTAGGGCATGTCTTAGTATTACCGTGCCctctgattaaagtcaatggaacaCTACAGCAACCATTTTCTGACATGACCTCTAATagcccagatccttcaggaaCGAAGGTTTGGATCACTCCACCAGGCAAAGATCCATGA